TTTTTACCGGTTGATTCAAGGGAACTAGTCCCCCCCCTTGGGTTGCGGGGATCCCcgttttttttggtttggtaCAAGAAGGTTTTGAATGAAGttcctacgtctacactcaaaaCATCTTATTCTTTTATACAAAGCctcacaaactataactctcCTTTCTCTCTTATTACACTATGAATCCACGGACTAACAATGTTTGTTTGAAAGTAAGCGACATGATCGTAATGAGACAATTGCATAATTCTTCGTTTGTGAGCGGACTTTTATATTGTTTTAGGCACTTCACGCGAGTTCAACCGAGGATTTGATCCTTGGAAATGGAATCGAGAGAtcctatttccaagaataaggcCGAGTTGTTTTCGCTTTCCTTGTGTGTTGAGCGGCCCGATTTCTTACACCTGCATGAGATATACCTTtgatatttttccttcttgaaatgATTTGATCTTTGCTGAAATAATTCCTCTTTAAATTGCGGATGtgatttcacttttttttttagagatatGCGAAATTTGAGAGTTTACGAAATTTGGTTGCCACCCCAACCACATTTGGGCTAGGAAGCCATATGTCGAGTGAGCCCAGCTCGTTGGGGCTACTCTGTGGGCTCACATATATTCCTTATGTGATTTAATTTCTATACCTGcacaagtaaaattgtcatcataaaaacttgacACTAACAATAATAAGGTATATGATGTTTGGTATATAAACCATGCTTACAATATCTCAGTTGTAACTGAATGTTAACGTATTTTCATGGATTGTCACGCTCCTTTCATGGTTGCTTATTATTTCCCTTTAGACATTGTTAAAGAATGGTTAATCTGCTATACTAATTcctattcttttctttgtttacatGGCGGAACCGAAGAGAGTTTCACTTTGAAACTCAACGATGCCTCGCAAAGGTGTATGTGCTTTTATTCCTCGCCATTTATTTCCCTCGCTCCCTCTAAATGCATCCCGAACGAGAGAAACGAAGGAGGAGGAGCGAAATAGTACTGAATTTTAGTGCAAGCTATCAGCTACATATTCTTTATATCCTAGCTAGTTGCATAAAACCGTGAAAACTCGACGGAATGTGCCCGTCGATTTGCTTTCTACATTATATTTCTTTGGTGTGTTTTGAGACTTTTAATTATTCATTATACATTAGGACCTTCCATGAAGTAACATAGGATTAATAACAAGGTTATTTTCAATCACTTAAATGCTTCCCTAACTTAGTAAGCTACTTCATTACCTATTTTATGACGCCAAACtttaaaagattttaaaatttgtacTTTAATCATCATTAGATGTCTTACTGATTTTAGGCTAATATACTTAAGATTTTTATCGACTTTAAGAATCAGCTTCTCAATGATACCTTACCAGCTAAAGTcacattattgatgttgtacaTTTATATTCCTTGCCCAGTTAGTATTATTTTCAAAAGTGAATGCAATACTTGATAAGTTTTACGTTAATCATTGCCTACTGATGTCaacgttttcttttaaaaaagagaTAATCCAAATAGgtcttagattttttttttttttaggaagaaGACTTTGTTTACAAGCTACTTTCAAAAATACTAGCTGACTGGTATAGTGACTCACTTATCCTATTTGATCCCCTAATATTTATCAAATTGTTAAAATAAATTGGTCCTAGCTATGGATTATTTTCAACGCTTGCAAGGACATGGACTGATCCTGCtcactttttttaaagtttaacTTATAGCTAAAGTCATTTTCCACAACTACTAATTAGTATCCTCATAAATTTCATCCGTATCGTTATTAATGCTCACATATAATGCaagctattttcttaaatatataaaatgctATACTTATATTTTGagactatttttaaaaataacctAAGTTTGATCGGTAACCGTAATTAACGGATTCTAATGGATGCCTAAGACCTTCCCATTAGGATATTTAGAACCTAGAATTTATTAGGTTAGTAAGACCTTTAAAATTGGAGTTTATTTTAGGCATTttacttagttaaaataggtgtcctaatttacagttaaaataattaggtggcgactcatAAGTTAAATAATGTAGGAATTGCAAGTATGTTGTCTTTCTTTGTTCGGTTAAAAGGAGTTATAACGGTACATAACTGGCATGCGTACATCAAACGGAAGGACGTAACATGGAACATTCATGGTAACAGGATTAATATGGCATAAAACATGAATACGTGAGTAGCAGGACATGGGACATGGGTACATGAGAAACATGGCATTTACATGGGTACCTGCATACCATGGCGTATGGACTTGAGTTTATGAGCATTGAAGTATGACTAAGACATAAGTGTGACTTGCATGGAGCACAATTTGTAGGCTTCACTCTTGAGTCAGAGACATAGGCATGGATAAAACATTACCTTTAGGATTTAGATATACCGAAAGAATGGGACATGTTTCAACATTACCTTTAGGATTTAGAAttccaaaaactcaaaaaaattatttttcaaaatttttcacttttttacaactacatttcactaaaaactacaatttcaaaaactatggccaactccaactccaactccaaaattccaaaaaaaaaaaattttttttttattttttttttttttatctatggacaaacggggccttaaTTAATGAACTTGTGAGTTGTATTTGAAAAGTAGAATGGTTCTCACTTGTCAAATCTGAGATTAGTaataaaattagattaattaGGAAGGTGAACAAAAGGTAAGTGTTCCATACATTCTTGTTATTctcaaacaaaaacaataaatggaaaaagtaacaacatcaacaagaagAAGGTGCAACGAGGAAACGATTAGTTACAACTCGTGACCCTAAAGAAAACTTATGTGCTTTATTCTATTGATCTTGTGCTAACAAGGTCATGTAACTAAAAAAGAACATCCGGAATGGCCTATAAAATCGATCTCCCCGTCACGTGAAATTCGTATTTCATTTACCTTTCTCTCATGTTGACACACTAAGAGGTGGAATACTCTGTTCAAACCTGAAAAAATTGCCAGGATCCACTTTGCTTTTCACCTTTGCTAACCTCTCAAAGTTGccatcaaaatatttttcacccCAAACTCTAGAATTTGAATAGCTATATTCTCCATCATTAGTGCCAAAATCAAGATCCCTATAATTGAGATAAGCACTTCTAGAAGAATTTGACAAAAATTGTCCCATTTTCTCATAAAGCTCCCTTAACCAATTAATCTTCTTGCTTGATATACTTTCACTATTATCACCCCAATTCACCATATACTGAATATTGAACAAATTTCCCTTTCTATGAGGAAATGGAATTTCAAATTCTGAAATTTCATCCATTCTTCCACCCAATGGATCCAAAATTATCATAGGCCTTTCTTCATCGCGAAACATTGTTCTTatcattctccacacctcttTTGGCAATGGACTCTTCACAAAATCAGACGTCGCCTTTTGGTAATTCTTTGTTTCTGGCACGGTCCTGTTCACTAAAAATTCAATCGAATCGTTTGTTCTCTTAGATGCAAAATACAACGTTGCGTTTATCCAGGGTACTTCAAAGCATTCTTTCTTTATGCAAGGTAATTCAGTGCAGTTCACCACTAGATCTTGAAAACAATCTTTTTGGACTAAGTCGAATTCGGGGAAAGTTTGATTCAACAATGGGATTAACTCACCCACTCTCCCAAGAAACAACCCTTGAAATGAAACTTGGACTATTTTGTCATTTCCAATTCCCATATTTTGAATCAAGACTCTCATGAACAAATCTTGAGGCAATCTATGTGACACATTTTGCCATCTCTGGAGTAAATTTATAGTTTCCCCTTGTAACTTTCGACGCACTGTGAAAGTAGTAAGTTTTGATGGGATGCGTACCAATTTAATTTTCCAAGATAGAATGACACAAAAACTTGATCCACCTCCTCCTCGTATAGCCCAAAACATGTCTTCTCCCATCGACTCTCTGTCCAGAATTTTTCCATTTACGTCCATTACACGAGCATCGAGGACATTATCTGCTGATAGCCCAAATTTCCTCATCAAAGTTCCGATTCCGCCCCCACTAATTAGCCCACCACTGCCAATAGTAGGATACAATCCTCCTGGAAATGCAAGATTTTCGCTTTTCTTGGCAATTTCATAATAAAGTTGCCCCATTGTCACCCCTGTTTGAATCCAGGCCGTTTGATTGTTTTCGTCTATGTTGATTTCATCAAGTTTGAATAAATCAATGATGACGAATTGAGTTTCCGTTACAGAGCGAAAAGAGAGACCTTCATAGTCATGGCCACCACTTTTCACTCTAATTTGTAAGCCAAATTTCTGGCTACAAAGAATAATAGGTTGGATTTCGGATTCGTTTTTAGGGGCTATGATGAAAATTGGTTGTGCAGATGAAGAATTTAGCCACCTTGGATTTTTCTGGCCATATTCAATGAGAGATGAATATGTTGGTGATTTTGGAAAGTgtatatgtttcttgatgtttATGTCTGAAGAGTGGCTATAAATGCAATCAAGAAACTCTTGTTGAGCATTAGTTTCTATCAAGAACAAGAATGAAACTaacaaaaatggaagaaattgaagTCTTCTCATTTTTCAGAACGAGTTAAGCTACTAAGTTGATGCTAGAGTGCTTGgtagggtaaaaaaaaaaaaaatcaaattctttGTTCTCGTTTTATTTAGGTGGAGCAATCTGAACTCTGTATAGAAAATGGGAAAAAGACAATAGGCAAATTGCTTCTTTTATGGTGTCTCAGATCCAGTGAGATGAATAACTATAAATATGAGTAATTAAAGGTCACATTAACAGAGAATTGaataaagaaatatatatatagcaataCGTTACAGTCAGACTTGAAATGAATTACTATAAATTAAGGTCAGTATTAACAGAAAATTGATTAAATAATTTAGAACGTTACTCTCAGGAATCTTTGACCTTATGAACCAGTTCAATTGGAATTTGGAATATAGATTAAGTTTGTACGTGAACTACACATTTTGTCAGTATTATCGAAAATAAGAACGATACTTATTAGTCAATAATATATTTTTGAGCAAGAGAACAATACAATTGCTTATCGACCTGGCAAGGACCACTTTGATTTTTGGCTGTAAGCTAAAGTCTTTGATATTTATTATTTGTAAATTATTTGTAACTTTGTAACTATTAGCTCTATGGAATACATCAACTAAATATCTTTTGTTCTTACTTGTTTGGTCATGTTAGCTTTTAAGTAGTTCATCTCTAGTTGCCAAGTCAGAAATTTCCTTAGaatattcaaaatttaattaatatgtGCAAAAGTAGTACTCAACCTATATTAACGATATAATTTTTTGGTGAATGGTGTTTGACGAACCACCCTGTGTTGATTGTTGCTTCACCCCTGTTTGTATCTATTAGAACATCCAGATATATAAGTGGATCGTATTCCactatttgttttctttttctttctctctcggAGGGTGTATTTACAAAAAATACCAATACTTTCAAGTTTGCAAAAAATAAGATTAGAAAACttacaaaccctatacaaaaTAACAAATACAGTAAAAGAAGTTAATATACGGTACAAGAAAACCCAAAGATCACGGTGTAACCGATTAGTATCCTACTCCCCATAATttctctccccttttttttctcccaGATTTCAGCAATCCACGACAATTTAAAGTAGAAACCATATTTTCACCATCACGGTTGAAGAGTCTTGAAAATTCATTTAACTGAAGTTGAAAATTTCAGAATTCATAAAACATTCAATATCAAAGTTCCGGATCAAAAATTTCGTATGTTTCAATGGCAGATGAGACAATTCATTCAATAATGGTACAACACAATGGAAGATGGGACGCATCAGGTGTTCATATGTTAATGCCGAGTTTCttataaattttgtttttttcatgTTAGTAGaaaccatatttttttttttaattttttgccgTTTAAAACCATATGATATGTATAgttgtgtataaaatatgtatgaatgatgaatctagtatgtatatatttgattatGTAATGTGTCGTTACTGTGTATGCACtttgtattaaatttgtatcATAATCGTCGTTCTTATAatgtattttgttttaattttttgacaGGTAGATACgtaaattttgaagttgaaggaaTATTATACGATTCCAAATCAAAGTTTAGTGGTTTGGTCACAGTGATTGCTGCTCAACTAGGAATAGATACAACAATtcaaggattggagattaaatACATTGTTAGTGACAGATGCCCGCCAATGACCATACACAACGATATGGGTGTCCATGTATATTTAgaccaaaaaaaggaaaacaaaaacttCTTCAGTAAGTATCCTTTATGTATTACATTGAGGGATGTAGCTTTGGATTTAATTGAAATCCAAGACGATGGAGGCAGCGGTTCGAATTCTATACAATCCGTACCTTCACACAATGGAAAAACTGATCAGTTGAATGCCATGGTTCCCAGTGTTGATTTTGAGGCTGTGGAATGTGAACGAAATGGAATTATAAGCGACAATCGATATGAATTTGTTGCTGAAAAACAGATTTATAAGGACAAGGAAACAATTGTTGCGGTTATGAAGAACTACGCCTTTTCGAAACAATTCCAATTTCGGGTTAGAAGATCTAGTTCTAAAAGGTATGAAAATTAATGTTATTTCAATATGTTGAATAATATGTAAGATATAACTTTTAAACAATCCTTTCAATTATTTATGTTTAGGATtgttgtatgatatatgtatgaaaactgtatatAAAATCTGtttctgatttttttctttcttccaacaaTAGCTATTGTCTTGAGTGCCCTGCGGACGATTGCTCTTGGAGTTTTAAATCGTCAAGTTTGAATGATTCAGGGCTTTTCAAAATTAGATCATTTTGTGAACAACATTCATGCTCATTAAAGGATAGGATTTATTCAAGACGTCAAGCAACTACGGCGGTTGTTGGAATTATGATAATGGATAAGTATGAAGATCCAAAAAGAGTATACACACCAAAGGATATAGCATCAGATATGAGGAAACAACATGGTTTAACAATGACTTACATGCAAGCTTATAGAGCCAAGGAAAAGGCATTAAACATGTTGCGAGGGGATCCAACTGAATCATACAATAAGTTACCCAGCTACTTTTACATCCTGGAAAAGACATATCCGGGGTCAGTTGTTAGTTTGGAAAAAACAGCGGAAGACCGTTTCTTGTATGCATTTGTAGCATTGGAACCTTGTATTAGAGGATGGGAGTATTGTAGGCCTATAGTAGTTGTTGACGGCACCCATCTAAAATCAACTTACGAAGGAACTATGCTAATAGCAAGCACACTAGATCCAGGAGgtttgtaatatttttttttaattttatgcttAAATTTCAATTATAAATGACCGTATTGATTGcatataatttttatacaaaaaCAGGTAGTATACTGCCACTAGCATATGCAATAGTTGATTCGGAGAATGATGCATCTTGGACATGGTTCTTTGAGAGATTTAGGATAGCTTTTGGTGAAAGGGAGAATATGTGCATTGTATCAGATAGACATGATAGTATATGGAAAGCTTCTGCATTAGTATATCCGGGCTGACTCATTATGCATGTATTTGACATTTGTGGAATAATTTACTTAAGAAATGCAggggaaatcaagaacaagtcAGGAAACTATACTTTGCATTAGCTAAAGCATACACTCTTCAAGAATTTAGTGAACTCATGGGAAGGCTGGACACAATAGATAAGAAGTTGGGTGTATACTTATTTGATAGTGGGTATCATAAATGGTCTCGGGTACATGCAACAGTGAAGAGGACATGGACGTTGACTTCAAACATTCTTTGAATCTATAAACGACGCAAGCATTGCCAAAGCTAGAGAATTTCTAGTCTGTAAGTTAATGGATTACATGAGACAATTGATTGAAACTTGGAATGAAAAACACAGTGAAGAAGGGAGAAATACATTCACTGATCTTACTAATGAGTACAATGAAGCTTATGAGGATAACAAGGAATTATCACACCGCATGACTGTAAGTATTTAAACTGTATGAATAGGGTatgatttatgtatttatgttgtatgttttttgttaaatttctgAATTTAAATTGTGATCCAACTTTTTTATGGTAGGTAAGGGCTTCCACTGAATTCCTACATACAGTGACAGATGGTATGAAGAGATTTAGTGTGTGTCTTCGAAGTAAGATTTGTAGTTGTGGAAGGTTTCAACTTGATGAGATACCATGTGGACATGCTTTGGCTGCTATAATGTACAGGCACCAACATGGAGAGGACTACTGCTCTGCCTACTACAGCaataaaaatttcaaagatACATATGCCATACCAGTGGAACCTCTTCCATGCGAGAGTACATGGGAGATACCATTTGATGTGTTGGAACAAATTGTTTTACCACCAGATTCTAAAAGACCTCCAGGGAGGCCATCGTTGAAGAGAATGAAAccattttatgaggtgaaatTTAAGAGGGAAAAGATGACATGTAGCAAGTGTGGCATAGAGGGGCACAACAAGAAGACATGTAGCAATTTGCCCAAATGAAATTAAATTCCATATAgccaattttcatatttttttacatTCACTGTTAGTAGACACTCATTACTTTAtaaattctaaatttattttGACGCAGCATTGTCTATTGTAATATGGCTagcaagaatttattttttatttcatggatggatttttttttatttttgttccatgttgttgtagtaataaacttgtttttcaatGTAATTCGttggaggtttttttttttttttttggcatattTAATGCATCAGAACTTTAGTTGTTTAGTTTGACTGTAAAATTTGTATCAAAACGGTTGAAATATCATGGCATTCTATTTAACAACTCAATATTGTATAAAACTTCAATTGGTAGAACTTTAGTTGTTTAGTGTATCAATATTGTATAGATAATGTATCAGGAGATTTAGTTGGTATTAGTTTAGTTGTTTAGTGTATCAATATTGTATAAATAATGTATCACATAACATGTTTCATATAAAAGGAAAGTGTTATGTTAGTGAATGatcaaaattctttttagtgtatcaatattgtataaataatgtatgcaccatacatatatatatgacgttTCATTTTGTATAAATCTTACAGTGTTTAGTGTTTcaataatgtatgaaaatgtAGTTGGTAgaattttatttgtttaatgtAGCATTATTCTataaataaatgtatgaaatatgtatggaAATTGTATCATTAGTGTATACATTATTGTATAAATAATGTatgaaacatatgtatatataatgtatgcAACATTATGTATGGATATTGTATCATTTagtgtatcattattgtataaataACGTATGAAACACAACAat
This portion of the Lycium ferocissimum isolate CSIRO_LF1 unplaced genomic scaffold, AGI_CSIRO_Lferr_CH_V1 ctg17622, whole genome shotgun sequence genome encodes:
- the LOC132042747 gene encoding berberine bridge enzyme-like 22, whose product is MRRLQFLPFLLVSFLFLIETNAQQEFLDCIYSHSSDINIKKHIHFPKSPTYSSLIEYGQKNPRWLNSSSAQPIFIIAPKNESEIQPIILCSQKFGLQIRVKSGGHDYEGLSFRSVTETQFVIIDLFKLDEINIDENNQTAWIQTGVTMGQLYYEIAKKSENLAFPGGLYPTIGSGGLISGGGIGTLMRKFGLSADNVLDARVMDVNGKILDRESMGEDMFWAIRGGGGSSFCVILSWKIKLVRIPSKLTTFTVRRKLQGETINLLQRWQNVSHRLPQDLFMRVLIQNMGIGNDKIVQVSFQGLFLGRVGELIPLLNQTFPEFDLVQKDCFQDLVVNCTELPCIKKECFEVPWINATLYFASKRTNDSIEFLVNRTVPETKNYQKATSDFVKSPLPKEVWRMIRTMFRDEERPMIILDPLGGRMDEISEFEIPFPHRKGNLFNIQYMVNWGDNSESISSKKINWLRELYEKMGQFLSNSSRSAYLNYRDLDFGTNDGEYSYSNSRVWGEKYFDGNFERLAKVKSKVDPGNFFRFEQSIPPLSVST
- the LOC132042746 gene encoding uncharacterized protein LOC132042746; the encoded protein is MADETIHSIMVQHNGRWDASGRYVNFEVEGILYDSKSKFSGLVTVIAAQLGIDTTIQGLEIKYIVSDRCPPMTIHNDMGVHVYLDQKKENKNFFSKYPLCITLRDVALDLIEIQDDGGSGSNSIQSVPSHNGKTDQLNAMVPSVDFEAVECERNGIISDNRYEFVAEKQIYKDKETIVAVMKNYAFSKQFQFRVRRSSSKRYEN
- the LOC132042748 gene encoding uncharacterized protein LOC132042748, which encodes MDKYEDPKRVYTPKDIASDMRKQHGLTMTYMQAYRAKEKALNMLRGDPTESYNKLPSYFYILEKTYPGSVVSLEKTAEDRFLYAFVALEPCIRGWEYCRPIVVVDGTHLKSTYEGTMLIASTLDPGGSILPLAYAIVDSENDASWTWFFERFRIAFGERENMGNQEQVRKLYFALAKAYTLQEFSELMGRLDTIDKKLGVYLFDSGYHKWSRVHATVKRTWTLTSNIL
- the LOC132042744 gene encoding uncharacterized protein LOC132042744, with amino-acid sequence MDYMRQLIETWNEKHSEEGRNTFTDLTNEYNEAYEDNKELSHRMTVRASTEFLHTVTDGMKRFSVCLRSKICSCGRFQLDEIPCGHALAAIMYRHQHGEDYCSAYYSNKNFKDTYAIPVEPLPCESTWEIPFDVLEQIVLPPDSKRPPGRPSLKRMKPFYEVKFKREKMTCSKCGIEGHNKKTCSNLPK